In a genomic window of Parambassis ranga chromosome 24, fParRan2.1, whole genome shotgun sequence:
- the mtmr9 gene encoding myotubularin-related protein 9: MEFAELIKTPRVDGVVLHRPFMPIVEGTLCLTGHHLILSSRQDNTEELWLLHSNIDSIEKRFVGSLGSIIVKCKDLRVIQLDIPGMEECLNIASSIETLSTLDSVSLMYPFFYRPMFEVIEDGWNSFLPQDAFKDLESMTDEWRLSEVNKDFTVCPSYPPLVAVPKDVDDDTLRKVATFRHGGRFPVLSYYHKKNGMVMMRAGQPLTGTNGRRCKEDEKLINATLRPGKRGYIIDTRTISVAQQAKARGGGFESEANYPQWRRIHKAIERSNVLQESLIKLVEACNDQSHNMDRWLSKLEASSWQTNVKEILTTACLAAQCIDREGASVLVHGTEGADSTLQVTSLAQIILDPACRTIKGFQGLVEREWLQAGHPFQQRCAQSAYSNTKPRQEAPVFLLFLDCVWQILRQFPCSFEFSESFLVLLFEHAYASQFGTFLGNSAAERAKLSLPEKTVSLWSWVNRPQELERLTNPLYEANSLVIWPSVAPQSLLLWEGVFLRWNRSSKCLDEAYEEMVHIIEYNKELQNKVNTLRRQLAQLETEDPLLHTP; this comes from the exons ATGGAGTTCGCAGAGCTCATAAAGACACCCAGAGTGGATGGGGTTGTTTTGCACCGACCTTTTATGCCCATTGTGGAAGGAACTTTGTGCTTGACTGGTCATCACCTGATTCTTTCCTCCAGACAGGACAACACAGAGGAGTTGTGGCTGCTTCACTCAAACATTGATTCCATAGAGAAGAG ATTTGTGGGGTCTTTGGGAAGCATCATAGTCAAATGCAAAGACTTGAGGGTGATCCAGCTCGACATTCCTGGCATGGAGGAGTGTCTTAACATTGCCAGCTCTattgag ACTCTGTCCACACTGGATTCAGTGTCCCTGATGTACCCTTTCTTTTACCGGCCGATGTTTGAAGTCATAGAGGATGGATGGAATTCATTTTTACCACAGGATGCCTTTAAAGATTTGGAGTCCATG ACAGATGAATGGAGGCTGAGTGAAGTCAACAAGGACTTCACCGTGTGTCCATCATATCCTCCTCTTGTCGCTGTACCCAAAGATGTAGATGATGACACGCTGAGAAAAGTAGCTACTTTCCGCCATGGTGGCCGTTTCCCAGTACTTAGTTACTATCACAAGAAGAATGGCATG GTGATGATGCGAGCAGGACAGCCACTCACCGGCACCAATGGGCGACGGTGTAAGGAAGATGAGAAGCTGATCAATGCCACTCTGCGGCCTGGAAAACGTGGGTACATCATTGATACTCGCACTATCAGTGTTGCTCAGCAGGCCAAAGCTCGAGGTGGAGGATTTGAGTCGGAGGCTAACTACCCACAGTGGAGGAGGATCCACAAAGCCATTGAAAG GTCTAATGTCCTCCAGGAGAGCTTGATTAAGCTGGTGGAGGCATGTAATGATCAATCCCACAACATGGATCGCTGGTTAAGCAAGCTAGAGGCTTCCAGCTGGCAGACTAATGTCAAGGAGATCCTCACCACTGCTTGCCTGGCTGCACAGTGCATCGACAG GGAGGGAGCATCGGTGCTCGTTCATGGTACAGAAGGCGCAGACTCCACCCTGCAGGTGACCTCCTTGGCTCAGATCATCCTTGATCCGGCTTGCAGGACCATCAAAGGCTTTCAGGGTCTAGTGGAGCGGGAGTGGCTTCAG GCAGGTCACCCGTTCCAGCAGCGCTGCGCCCAGTCTGCCTACTCCAACACCAAGCCTCGCCAAGAGGCTCCTGTCTTCCTGCTGTTCTTGGACTGTGTGTGGCAGATCCTTCGGCAGTTTCCCTGCTCCTTTGAATTCAGTGAGAGTTTCTTGGTGCTGCTCTTCGAACACGCCTATGCTTCTCAGTTTGGTACTTTCTTGGGCAACAGTGCAGCCGAGAG GGCTAAACTGTCTCTGCCTGAGAAGACCGTGTCCCTTTGGTCGTGGGTGAATCGACCACAGGAACTGGAGCGTCTGACCAACCCTCTTTACGAGGCTAACAGTCTTGTAATCTGGCCCTCTGTGGCCCCTCAGAGTTTGCTGCTATGGGAAG GTGTGTTTCTTCGCTGGAATCGCTCCTCCAAATGCTTGGATGAAGCCTATGAGGAAATGGTGCATATAATTGAATACAACAAGGAACTTCAGAACAAAGTAAACACCCTGCGCAGACAGCTGGCACAGCTGGAGACTGAAGACCCTCTGCTGCATACGCCATAG
- the tdh gene encoding L-threonine dehydrogenase: MPVIRTLSKVAKQALLSTPGCGCQPLTVAVRNISFSPRQVTSDASFHSVSFSETDHPKVLITGGLGQLGVGLAKLLRKRFGKNNVILSDIRKPPSNVFHSGPFIYSDILDYKNLREIVVNNRITWLVHYSALLSAVGEANVALARSVNITGLHNILDIAAEHGLRLFVPSTIGAFGPTSPRNPTPDLCVQRPRTIYGVSKVHAELMGEYYHHRYGLDFRCLRYPGIISADSMPGGGTTDYAVQIFHDAIKSGKFECNLKPDTRLPMMYIDDCLRATLEVMEAPADTLTMRTYNINAMSFTPEELAQELQKQMPELEVTYCVDLVRQAIADSWPMNFNDSNARKDWGWKHDYDLPELVQTMLNYFGAETRMAHAN; encoded by the exons ATGCCTGTCATCAGAACCCTCAGCAAGGTTGCCAAGCAGGCCCTGCTCAGCACCCCCGGGTGCGGCTGCCAGCCCCTCACAGTGGCTGTACGCAACATCAGCTTCTCCCCACGGCAGGTGACATCTGACGCCAGCTTCCATTCTGTTTCCTTCTCAGAAACTGACCACCCCAAAGTGCTCATCACAG GGGGCCTGGGACAGCTCGGAGTGGGACTGGCCAAATTGTTGAG gaaGAGGTTTGGAAAGAACAACGTCATTCTGTCTGACATCAGGAAACCTCCAAGCAACGTTTTCCACAGTG gtcccTTCATCTACTCAGACATCCTGGACTACAAGAACCTTCGGGAAATTGTGGTAAACAATCGCATCACTTGGCTGGTTCACTACAGCGCCCTCCTCAGCGCTGTTGGAGAGGCTAATGTGGCCTTGGCTCGCTCGGTTAACATCACAG ggcttCACAACATCCTGGACATTGCAGCCGAGCACGGTCTGCGTCTGTTTGTCCCCAGCACCATCGGCGCCTTCGGTCCAACTTCACCCCGCAACCCTACGCcagacctgtgtgtgcagagaccTCGCACCATCTATGGTGTGTCCAAAGTTCACGCAGAGTTGATGGGAGAG TACTACCATCACCGCTACGGGCTCGACTTCCGCTGTCTCCGCTACCCAGGAATCATCTCAGCTGACTCCATGCCCGGAGGCGGCACCACAG ACTACGCTGTCCAGATTTTCCACGATGCAATCAAATCCGGCAAGTTCGAGTGCAACTTGAAACCAGACACACGGCTGCCTATGATGTACATCGACGACTGCCTGCGTGCCACGCTTGAGGTGATGGAGGCGCCGGCTGACACGCTCACCATGAGGACCTACAACATCAACGCCATGAGTTTTACACCGGAAGAGCTGGCTCAGGAGCTCCAGAAGCAGATGCCAGAGCTGGAGGTCACGTATTGCGTCGACCTCGTACGACAGGCAATCG cCGACAGCTGGCCAATGAACTTCAATGACTCCAACGCGCGGAAGGACTGGGGCTGGAAACACGACTACGACCTGCCAGAGCTGGTCCAGACGATGCTGAATTACTTTGGTGCAGAAACTCGCATGGCTCATGCTAACTGA